The stretch of DNA CTTTCCATTCCATCGCCGCTGAGGTGGCAGGAGCCGAGGTTATAGCAGCACCGGTTGGCTTGAGCTTGTCCTTGAGCTCAAGGACTATCCGGGCCGCCACCTTAGGTCCCACACCAGGAACCTTGGTGAACACCTTTCCGTCCCCGCTAGCCACACCAACTCTGATACTTTCGGGCTCCAGAACCGAGAGGATAGCCAACGCCAAACGGGGACCAATTCCACTCACTGATAAGAGAACGTCAAACACTTCACGTTCGGATTCCTCAGCAAACCCGTACAGTGTCATGGAATCTTCCCGCACAATCATGGCCGTGGTGAGAGTTGCTTGCTCCCNCAACCGCAATCCACCCAACGTTTTGGGTGTTGCATGGACCAACATGCCAANCCCGTTGACGTCAATGACGGCTTGGGCCAAGGAAAGCGAAGCCACAGGGCCGCGGACAAAACTGATCATTGAAACTGCTCCTGACAAAACCCGAACTGATGGACCACTGAACTACCCTCAGTGTATCGAACATACTTACTAGCAACTAGTTCCACTTTTGTGCGGGCTTTTCCTTGTTCTTCTTGACCCGGGACTTACTCTCGGCCTCGCGCCATAACTTCTGTGCCGCCGTCGTACCTTGGGAGTCTTGGGCAAAGGAATTGCCGCTGCGCCAGGCATGGGCAATCGCCAAGGCAAGGGCGTCTGCGGCATCGGCCGGGCGCGGCGGCTCCGACAGACGCAGAAGGCGGGTGACCATGGCTGTGACGTGCTCCTTATCGGCCCGGCCATTGCCCGTCACAGCCGCTTTAACTTCCGACGGCGTGTGCATGGCCACGGGGATCCCGCGCCGGGCAGCCGCCACCATGACAACCCCAGAAACTTGAGCCACCCNCATGACAGTGCTGAGGTTGGTCTGGGCAANAACCCGCTCTATGGCCAGGACATCAGGCTTAAACGCGTCCAACCACTGATCAACCGCTTCTGCAATGACCAGCAGCCGGGCGTCAAGGCTCAATTCATGCGAACTACCCACCACGCCCACGCCCACTAAGGTAGCCATGCGGTTAGTGGCAACGTCAACAACACCGAGCCCGCACCGGGTCAGGCCGGGGTCAACTCCCAGGACTCGCAGTTCTTAGTCCTCTTCAAGAGCTGCAAGGACATCTGCGCTCATATCCGCGTTGGAGTAAATGTTCTGGACGTCATCGAGGTCTTCCAACGCGTCGTAGAGCTTCATGAACTTGCGCGCGTTCTCCACATCCAGTTCCACGTGCATGGAGGGCACAAAGGCCGCCTCGTCAGATTCATACTCGATGCCAGCCTCAGCCAGAGCCGCACGGATAGCGGGCAGATCTGCCGTGTCGGAGATAATCTCGAAGCTCTCCCNCTCGTCCTTGACCTCTTCAGCACCGGCCTCAAGAACAGCCATGAGCAGGTCATCCTCGGTCAAGCCATNTTTAGTCAGACCAACAACACCTTTGCGAGTAAACATGTAGGCCACCGAACCCGGATCGCCCATGTTCCCGCCGTTACGGCCCACGGCCAGGCGTACCTCTGAAGCGGCACGGTTCTTGTTATCGGTCAGACATTCGATCAAGATGGCGGTGCCCTGCGGGCCGTAACCTTCATACATGATGGTCTGGTAATCGACGGCGTCACCGAGCAGGCCTGCTCCGCGCTTGATGGCGCGATCAATGTTATCGGC from Arthrobacter polaris encodes:
- a CDS encoding YebC/PmpR family DNA-binding transcriptional regulator, yielding MSGHXKWATTKHKKAILDSRRAKSFAKLIKNIEVAARGGGPDLAGNPALELAVTKAKKTSVPADNIDRAIKRGAGLLGDAVDYQTIMYEGYGPQGTAILIECLTDNKNRAASEVRLAVGRNGGNMGDPGSVAYMFTRKGVVGLTKXGLTEDDLLMAVLEAGAEEVKDEXESFEIISDTADLPAIRAALAEAGIEYESDEAAFVPSMHVELDVENARKFMKLYDALEDLDDVQNIYSNADMSADVLAALEED
- the ruvA gene encoding Holliday junction branch migration protein RuvA, which gives rise to MISFVRGPVASLSLAQAVIDVNGXGMLVHATPKTLGGLRLXEQATLTTAMIVREDSMTLYGFAEESEREVFDVLLSVSGIGPRLALAILSVLEPESIRVGVASGDGKVFTKVPGVGPKVAARIVLELKDKLKPTGAAITSAPATSAAMEWKDQVVAAMTSLGWNEXDALKAIEAALAAEPELAEGANVPAVLRATLRWLGQDTTRAKNGVR
- the ruvC gene encoding crossover junction endodeoxyribonuclease RuvC yields the protein MRVLGVDPGLTRCGLGVVDVATNRMATLVGVGVVGSSHELSLDARLLVIAEAVDQWLDAFKPDVLAIERVXAQTNLSTVMXVAQVSGVVMVAAARRGIPVAMHTPSEVKAAVTGNGRADKEHVTAMVTRLLRLSEPPRPADAADALALAIAHAWRSGNSFAQDSQGTTAAQKLWREAESKSRVKKNKEKPAQKWN